From Miscanthus floridulus cultivar M001 chromosome 15, ASM1932011v1, whole genome shotgun sequence, the proteins below share one genomic window:
- the LOC136509142 gene encoding uncharacterized protein, with protein sequence MQPPVTPPVATGAATPVPPRAIYSQPSSSPLAIASTKTGRRQLLVSSALLLAASSSASTAAGAQAAGEEGGLAGYSGPPPVVTEAERAASAAVSRRVGEAVGLLELGRELQARGEFPEALASFTRVVREYADLALSEYARVGRALVLYEIGDRDESIAEMEDVSIALKGYPEIHAALAAALYADKHAALLAENQFAIATLLDPHYTDLAYVRDTKHWPPSLVASLHDFITLS encoded by the exons ATGCAGCCTCCCGTCACGCCGCCGGTAGCCACCGGAGCAGCCACCCCGGTTCCGCCACGAGCCATCTACTCCCAGCCGTCATCATCACCATTAGCAATCGCATCGACAAAGACAGGCAGGCGGCAGCTGCTGGTGTCGTCAGCACTGCTCCTCGCGGCCAGCAGCAGTGCCAGTACCGCCGCCGGCGCGCAGGCTGCAGGAGAGGAAGGAGGTTTGGCAGGGTACAGTGGCCCGCCGCCGGTGGTGACGGAGGCGGAGCGCGCGGCCAGCGCGGCCGTGTCGCGGCGCGTCGGGGAGGCCGTGGGGCTGCTGGAGCTCGGGCGGGAGTTGCAGGCACGCGGGGAGTTCCCGGAGGCGCTGGCGTCGTTCACGCGCGTGGTGCGGGAGTACGCGGACCTGGCGCTGTCGGAGTACGCGCGGGTGGGGCGGGCACTGGTGCTGTACGAGATCGGCGACCGCGACGAGTCCATCGCCGAGATGGAGGACGTCTCCATCGCCCTAAAGGGATACCCAG AGATCCACGCGGCCCTGGCGGCGGCGCTGTACGCGGACAAGCACGCGGCGCTGCTGGCGGAGAACCAGTTCGCCATCGCGACGCTGCTGGACCCGCACTACACGGACCTCGCCTACGTCCGGGACACCAAGCACTGGCCGCCCAGCCTCGTTGCATCACTCCACGACTTCATCACACTCTCCTAG
- the LOC136506550 gene encoding protein RGF1 INDUCIBLE TRANSCRIPTION FACTOR 1-like codes for MKREAVPSWLQILLATQFFTTCANHLLASRNECTLFCTQCEATPAAFCNYCHSSNHSTHRVIQIRRSSYHDVVRVSEIEDILDISNVQTYVINSARVVFLNERPQLRASGVPICKAPSSSTHSCETCNRALLDAFCFCSLGCNLRGLNMEMSMPSMVENSPQSNGKDHVTRINDVGSSTTSDKDSCNDKNNEEPPPKRVARHRRKGIPQRAPFF; via the exons ATGAAAAGGGAGGCAGTCCCTTCATGGCTACAGATATTGCTTGCAACACAGTTCTTTACGACTTGTGCAAACCATCTTCTTGCTAGTCGCAATGAGTGTACCCTATTTTGCACCCAGTGTGAGGCTACACCAGCTGCTTTCTGCAATTATTGCCATTCAAGCAATCATTCCACTCATCGTGTAATCCAG ATAAGGCGATCATCCTATCATGATGTTGTGAGGGTTTCAGAGATTGAGGACATCCTTGATATTAGCAATGTGCAAACTTATGTAATCAATAGTGCAAGGGTTGTATTCTTGAATGAGCGCCCACAACTGCGTGCTTCTGGTGTCCCCATTTGTAAGGCACCTTCGTCATCAACACATAGCTGTGAGACATGCAATCGTGCTCTACTTGATGCATTTTGCTTCTGCTCTCTTGGATGCAAT CTTAGAGGCTTAAATATGGAAATGAGTATGCCATCCATGGTTGAAAACAGCCCTCAATCCAATGGTAAGGATCATGTGACTAGGATCAATGATGTTGGTTCAAGTACTACAAGTGACAAAGACAGCTGCAATGACAAGAATAACGAAGAACCACCACCAAAAAGGGTTGCTCGCCACCGACGCAAGGGAATTCCCCAACGTGCGCCATTCTTCTAA